GTGTGATGCCTGTCGGGATCGACATGACGACCCTCGGTTTGACAAGCCCCCGGCGGCGGTCGATCAGGGCGATGAAGCCCCGGAGCATGGACTCGACTATCTCGAAATCGGCGATGACGCCGTCCCGGATAGGACGGACGGCCGAAATCTTCTGGGGCGTGCGGCCGATCATCTGCTTGGCGGCGTTTCCGACGGCGAGGACCTTATGATCCCTCCCGCCGTTGCGGGAGATGGCGATTACAGACGGTTCGTGGAGGACGATGCCTTTTCCCTGGACGTAGACAGAGGTGTTGGTCGTCCCAAGGTCAATGGCGAGATCGTTCGAGGAGAGTGCGAGCGAATATTTCGAGGGCATGGCGGATTCTTCTCGTGGAGCGAAATGCCGGCGCGTCCGCCGGGGCGGGAGCGGCGCAGCAGGTTCGAAGGATAGTTCCTCGTGTCATGCAATGGGCGGGACTCAAGCTTGCTCAAAGATGATAGTCCCCGGCCGCCTCCGGCTGATACAGGATTTTCGACACCTTGAAATGTTTTTTCCCGGCGGGGACGTCCCATTGAAAAATCGAACCGGTTCTGTATCCGAGCATGGCCGTGCCGATCGGAGCCAGGACGGATATCTTGCCCTGCGATATGTCCGCATCCTTGGGAAAGACCAGAGTCAGAATCTTTTCCTCCTGGTTTTCCTGATCTACGAGACAAACCTTCGAATTCATGGTGACGACGTTGTCGGGGATTTGGTTCGGCGGGACGACTTCAGCATGAGACAACTCTTCCTCCAGCTTTTCCAGGTAATGCCGGTCCTGGGAAATGGATTCCTCGGCCTCATCGATCAGCTGATTCAGACGTTCGAGGTCATACTGGGTGATGTAGATCGTTCTCATGCTCATGGTTTGTCTCCTTGCGGGGCTGGTTTCCACTCGCCGGTCGACTGTGGGATATCGGCCCCGTGTTCGCGCGGCCGTCAAAATGGCCGGGTTCCGTTTCATCAGTATTCAGGGGATGGAAACCGCCTCCAGCTGTCCACCCGGCAGGCTGTTCCGGATCCTGGCGGCCGGGAAACAACGGATCCGGCCGCCTCTGACGCAAAGGGCCCACCCCCGTGAAGCGATGGTCGGCGGACGGACGGTTTTCTCGCCGGTGCAGGTGAAGCGAAACAAAAAGCTGTCCGTCGCCCGGGTCTTCACGAAGCTCAGGCCACTTGGCAAGATTGTGATGGATTGGCGGCCGGCTGTAAACGGCAAAAAATTGACGGGAAGATACCAGGCAAAACCTGCGATTCAGAGGGTGGACATCAGGAAGGACCGCAGGTTGGTCTTTCGGTCCTTCAGCTGCAGCTTCCGCCGCAGGTTGGACCGGTGAAAATCCACCGCGCGCGTCGAACTGTTGAGAAGGTCCGCGATTTCCTTTGTGGTCTTTCCCTGGCGGATGAGTTCGGCCACGCGCAGCTCCGTGGGCGTGATGCCGAGGCAGATATCCGTGAGCCGTCTTTGAAATCCCGAAGCGACGTTTTTGAGACTTTCCTCGATGAACTCGAGGACCTCTTCCCGCCCTTCGGACAG
This portion of the Desulfatiglans anilini DSM 4660 genome encodes:
- the rnk gene encoding nucleoside diphosphate kinase regulator: MSMRTIYITQYDLERLNQLIDEAEESISQDRHYLEKLEEELSHAEVVPPNQIPDNVVTMNSKVCLVDQENQEEKILTLVFPKDADISQGKISVLAPIGTAMLGYRTGSIFQWDVPAGKKHFKVSKILYQPEAAGDYHL